The DNA segment ACCTCGTTTTCACTCAACAACAATGATGGTGGAAAACTGGCTCCCTACTCATTCCGAAAGCAGGGATATTCTTGGCGGTTTCGTTTTGCCGATGGTGAGGATGTCCATTTGTTACCAGCTGTAGGGGCTAATTACCTACATCAATTGCTCCTATCTCCGGGAACGCCTCGTTCGATTATCGAGATTGTTTGTGGAGTATGTTTGTCCGAGTGTGGCGAGTACTTTGAGGCGAAAGAGGCTATGGATTCTGGACTCAGTCTCGGGCCGAATCCTTTATTCAAAGCCGTTGACAAGGTTTCTGACTGGACGGCGCTTGGCGAGTATAACCGACAATTGATCGATCTGCGTGATGACCAAGAAAGGGCTCGCGAAGAAAACGACTCTGTAAAGTTGCAACAGTGCGAGGACGACATTGTTTTCATCGCAGGAAAAATCAGGGAAGCTATGGGAGTGGGTGGCAAGTTGAAGTCTGTAGCAGACAAACGCAAAAATGTCCGAGATGCGTTTCGAAACAACATCAACAGGTTTATCGAGAAGCAAATTGAGCCATCCAGTCCATCCTGCGCTTCGCACCTTAGAGCGAGCTTGCAGTTTGGCATGATGAGCGTTTATCAACCTGTTGACCCGATAGATTGGGACCTGAGGCCATTCGGTTCGAGCGATTAATTTTCCCTTTTTTCGAAGGCTACTCGAAAAGTAGCTTCTGCTACTCGGTTTGTCGCCCCAACAACTCCTGAGCGGTGTCCCAATTTGCGCAATCGTTTGTTGTGCAGGGCCCGTAACTCGCTTTCTCACGGGAGTTTAGGTCAATGGTTAAGAGGTTTATTCACTTGTCGCTTGCTCGGCAAAGGCTAATTCGACTTCTGCAAAACACGAACTTTGGCAAGATCGAGTCACTCGCCTTTGAGGGGGGGGAGCCTGTTTTAGAGAAGTCAGTTCGCCGACAGAGAGAGGTCAAGTTTGGCTCGGAAAATGGTTCGCGAGCCGAGGATTGTTTGGCTGATTTTGAACTTAAGCAACAGGTTCTTGAACTGTTCGACTTCTTTGATGAAAAGCGCGACGGGGTCATCGAACTACTCGAAGTGCGGAATGGGCTTCCATTCCGGATGGTGATCGTGGAATGCGCGTGCTGCTAGTAATGAGCAGCTAACACTCAATTCAACATAATCTGTTTCCTGACATTTAGCTGGCCGCAAAGCGGAGGCAATTGTGGGCGACGCCGAACATGGCTCGACTCGCATTGCTGCCGCTTTTTTCGTTTTGCTGCATTGCATTGACCGCTCGTCGTTGTCCCACGCCAAGCTCCGAGCCAGTAAGGAGTTTTTGTAATGGCTGAATTTTTTGATTTTCACAATGACGTGTTTGTCCTAGCGGTGATTCGACGTCGTGTCCTGCTTTTGGCTAGGGCGCCAGTTTTTAACGAAAGCGAGGTTGATGATCTAGTTCAAGAAATCCATTTACGACTAATGCGGAGCATTCAGTCCTATGATCCAGCGATAGGCCATCCTTATCCGTTCCTATGTACCGCGATCCAACGTATCGCCTCAAAGATCTTTCGGGAAAGGTCGACGGTCAAGCGGCACACGAGCGGCAGGTGCAGTTTGAGCGAGGTTGTCCGCGGCGCTGACGGTGAATCCTGCGAGCTTTACCAGCTTCTGCGGCAGGAAGACCAGGACCGAAGGCTATGTCGAAAGACAGCTCGAAGTGATGAAGAGCGAGCCAGTATTCGAATGGATTTGTCATCAGCAATCCAGAAGCTGCCACCGGTTTGCCAAGAGATTGTTCGCCGGCTCAGAACGCAAAATGTGTCTGAAATTTCGCGGGAAATGGGAATCCCGAGAACGACGATCAACGATTGGCTGCGTCAGATCCGTCAGCAGTTTGATGACGCCGGGCTCAGAGCGTATCTCGAGGAATAGTCGAATTCCCGAGCGAAACTTTCTGGAGGCGGAATTGCCGGACGGTAGTTTTGGCTTTTCCAAAAAATTCTTCCCGGCTGTGACCTAACGTGTCACAGCCATCGGGATGATAGCATTCGCGATTGGCAGCGGCTTGGCCTGGATGGAATCACATAGGACAACGGTCATGGACTGGCGGATGGGATGCCCACGCTAGGAGTTTGCACGGTGGAAGCCGTAGGCCAGCCCCTGCCAATCGCACTTTTGTGCGTCAGTCGTTTGGATCGCTTGACGTTTTAATCAATGAAGGATTGGTATGGCTAATTGATTTTCAAGGTTTGCAACATGACCGCAGTTCGAATTTCGCGCCTGTCGCGCCCCGGTGTTTTGGAATCGATCGATCCCGAGCGATTGTTCGCTCTTCTCCACCCCTATGCCGAT comes from the Pirellulaceae bacterium genome and includes:
- a CDS encoding sigma-70 family RNA polymerase sigma factor, coding for MAEFFDFHNDVFVLAVIRRRVLLLARAPVFNESEVDDLVQEIHLRLMRSIQSYDPAIGHPYPFLCTAIQRIASKIFRERSTVKRHTSGRCSLSEVVRGADGESCELYQLLRQEDQDRRLCRKTARSDEERASIRMDLSSAIQKLPPVCQEIVRRLRTQNVSEISREMGIPRTTINDWLRQIRQQFDDAGLRAYLEE